The following are from one region of the Actinoplanes sp. L3-i22 genome:
- the carA gene encoding glutamine-hydrolyzing carbamoyl-phosphate synthase small subunit: protein MTKAILVLEDGRSFSGTAYGAVGETFGEAVFTTGMTGYQEVLTDPSFHKQVVVQTAPQIGNTGVNDEDDESDRIWVSGYVVRDPARRPSNWRATGDLGERLAAEGVVGISGIDTRALTRHLRERGAMRVGISSLGITAAELRDRVKAQPQMLGADLSAQVTTGERYTVAAEGEHRYTVAALDLGIKRNVSRRLAARGVTTHVFPASSSIEDLLAVSPDAVFFSPGPGDPATADGPVALAREVMRRQVPLFGICFGSQILGRALGFGTYKLGYGHRGINQPVLDKTTGKVEVTSHNHGFAVNAPLDAVVDTEFGGVEVSHVCLNDNVVEGLRGIEVPAFTVQYHPEAAAGPHDADYLFDRFVELVEKKG, encoded by the coding sequence GTGACCAAGGCGATTCTGGTCCTGGAGGACGGGCGGAGCTTCTCCGGCACGGCGTACGGCGCCGTGGGGGAGACGTTCGGCGAGGCGGTGTTCACCACCGGCATGACCGGCTACCAGGAAGTGCTGACCGACCCGTCGTTCCACAAGCAGGTCGTGGTGCAGACCGCGCCGCAGATCGGCAACACCGGCGTCAACGACGAGGACGACGAGTCGGACCGGATCTGGGTCTCCGGCTACGTGGTCCGCGACCCGGCCCGCCGCCCGTCGAACTGGCGCGCCACCGGTGACCTGGGCGAGCGCCTGGCCGCCGAGGGCGTCGTCGGCATCAGCGGCATCGACACCCGCGCCCTGACCCGTCACCTGCGCGAGCGGGGCGCGATGCGGGTCGGCATCTCCTCGCTGGGGATCACCGCGGCGGAGCTGCGGGACCGGGTCAAGGCCCAGCCGCAGATGCTCGGCGCCGACCTCTCCGCGCAGGTCACCACCGGCGAGCGGTACACCGTCGCGGCCGAGGGCGAGCACCGCTACACGGTCGCCGCGCTGGACCTGGGCATCAAGCGCAACGTCTCCCGGCGGCTGGCCGCCCGCGGCGTGACCACGCACGTCTTCCCGGCGAGCTCGTCGATCGAGGACCTGCTGGCGGTGAGCCCGGACGCGGTGTTCTTCTCGCCCGGCCCGGGCGACCCGGCCACCGCGGACGGCCCGGTCGCGCTCGCCCGGGAGGTGATGCGCCGCCAGGTCCCGCTGTTCGGGATCTGCTTCGGCAGTCAGATCCTCGGGCGCGCGCTCGGCTTCGGCACCTACAAGCTCGGCTACGGCCACCGCGGCATCAACCAGCCGGTGCTCGACAAGACCACCGGCAAGGTCGAGGTGACCAGCCACAACCACGGCTTCGCGGTCAACGCCCCGCTGGACGCGGTCGTCGACACCGAGTTCGGTGGCGTCGAGGTCTCGCACGTCTGCCTCAACGACAACGTGGTCGAAGGGCTCCGGGGCATCGAGGTGCCCGCCTTCACCGTCCAGTACCACCCCGAGGCCGCCGCCGGCCCGCACGACGCCGACTACCTGTTCGACAGGTTCGTCGAGCTCGTCGAGAAGAAGGGCTGA
- the aroB gene encoding 3-dehydroquinate synthase, producing MVTRIPVKGDRPYDVIVGRGLFDELPALLDGAARVAVIHPPTLRERAAAVAAAVGDRRVTTIEVPDAEQGKTVEVAARCWDELGAAGFTRTDVVVGVGGGATTDLAGYVAAAWLRGVRWIPVSTSVAGMVDAAVGGKTAVNIAAGKNLVGAFHPPAGVLCDLDALDTLPREDIAAGLAEVVKGGFIADPRILELVEADPEAALDPRGDVLRELIERKIQVKADVVGVDLRESGLREILNYGHTLGHAIERREKYTWKHGHAVAVGMIFAAELGRLSGRLDDGTAARHRAVLDMLDLPTSYPESAWSDLLSGMRVDKKTRAATLRFVVLDGLAKPGILAGPDDDLLRRAYAEVAR from the coding sequence GTGGTTACGCGAATTCCGGTAAAGGGTGACCGTCCGTACGACGTGATCGTCGGCCGCGGCCTGTTCGACGAGCTTCCGGCGCTGCTGGACGGCGCGGCGCGGGTCGCCGTGATCCATCCGCCGACGCTGCGGGAGCGGGCCGCGGCGGTGGCCGCCGCGGTCGGTGACCGGCGGGTGACGACGATCGAGGTCCCGGACGCCGAGCAGGGTAAGACCGTCGAGGTCGCCGCCCGGTGCTGGGACGAGCTGGGTGCCGCCGGCTTCACCCGTACCGATGTGGTCGTGGGTGTCGGTGGCGGAGCCACCACGGACCTCGCCGGGTACGTTGCCGCCGCCTGGCTGCGGGGTGTCCGCTGGATCCCGGTGTCCACGTCGGTCGCCGGCATGGTCGACGCCGCCGTCGGTGGCAAGACGGCGGTGAACATCGCGGCCGGCAAGAACCTGGTCGGCGCGTTCCACCCGCCCGCCGGCGTGCTCTGCGACCTGGACGCGCTGGACACGCTGCCGCGCGAGGACATCGCGGCCGGGCTGGCCGAGGTGGTCAAGGGCGGGTTCATCGCCGACCCGCGGATCCTGGAGCTGGTCGAGGCGGACCCCGAGGCGGCCCTGGACCCGCGCGGGGACGTGCTGCGCGAGCTGATCGAGCGCAAGATCCAGGTGAAGGCCGACGTGGTCGGGGTGGACCTGCGGGAGTCCGGGCTGCGGGAGATCCTGAACTACGGGCACACGCTGGGGCACGCGATCGAGCGCCGGGAGAAGTACACCTGGAAGCACGGGCACGCGGTCGCGGTCGGCATGATCTTCGCCGCTGAGCTGGGGCGGCTGTCGGGGCGGCTGGACGACGGGACCGCGGCCCGCCACCGGGCGGTGCTCGACATGCTGGACCTGCCCACGTCGTACCCGGAAAGCGCCTGGTCCGATCTGCTGAGCGGGATGCGCGTCGACAAGAAGACGCGGGCCGCGACCTTGCGGTTCGTGGTTCTGGACGGCCTGGCGAAGCCGGGCATCCTGGCCGGGCCGGACGACGACCTGCTGCGGCGGGCCTATGCCGAGGTGGCGCGATGA
- the pyrR gene encoding bifunctional pyr operon transcriptional regulator/uracil phosphoribosyltransferase PyrR has protein sequence MRRGRRSAVAQPRADAPSKIILAGSDLSRVVDRIAHQILEKTSGATGTVLLGIPTRGVPLAHRLAARIHAFEGVEVPVGSVDITLYRDDLRLKATRALGKTELPPGGIDGLRVILVDDVLFSGRSVRAALDALKDLGRPSSVQLAVLVDRGHRQLPIRADYVGKNIPTALSESVKVAVTEVDGADEVRLIGGLQ, from the coding sequence GTGAGGCGGGGAAGGAGGTCCGCCGTGGCACAGCCACGCGCAGACGCGCCCAGCAAGATCATTCTTGCGGGATCCGACCTGTCCCGGGTCGTCGACCGCATCGCGCATCAGATCCTGGAGAAGACCTCCGGCGCCACCGGCACCGTGCTTCTCGGTATCCCGACCCGCGGTGTCCCCCTCGCCCATCGCCTCGCCGCCCGGATCCACGCCTTCGAGGGCGTCGAGGTCCCGGTCGGCTCGGTCGACATCACGCTCTACCGCGACGACCTGCGCCTGAAGGCGACCCGCGCGCTCGGCAAGACCGAGCTGCCGCCCGGCGGCATCGACGGCCTGCGGGTGATCCTGGTCGACGACGTGCTCTTCTCCGGCCGCTCGGTGCGCGCCGCGCTGGACGCGCTGAAGGACCTCGGCCGGCCCAGCTCGGTGCAGCTCGCGGTGCTGGTCGACCGCGGTCACCGGCAGTTGCCGATCCGCGCCGACTACGTCGGCAAGAACATCCCGACCGCGCTGAGCGAGAGCGTCAAGGTCGCCGTCACCGAGGTCGACGGCGCCGACGAGGTGCGACTGATCGGAGGCCTCCAATGA
- the aroC gene encoding chorismate synthase has protein sequence MLRWLTAGESHGPALVALLEGVPAGVEVTSADITRDLVRRRLGYGRGARMKFEQDEVEFIGGVRHGLTLGSPVAIRVGNTEWPKWETVMSADPVDPDILAAQSRNEPLTRPRPGHADLAGMQKYGHTDARPILERASARETAARVAVGVVAKHLIRQALGIEIVSHVIELGSVAAKAGLIPTPDDFDRIDADPLRCLDPEASARMVAEVDAAKKDADTLGGIVEVLAYHVPPGLGSHVQWDRKLDARLATALMSIQSVKGVEIGDGFTQARSRGSVAHDEIIPTAAGVRRVTDRAGGLEGGITNGEPLRVRAALKPISSLNRALQTVDIVTGEATTAINQRSDVCAVPAGAVVAEAMVALVLAEAATEKFGGDSVPEIRRNLASYLENLVIR, from the coding sequence GTGTTGCGCTGGCTTACCGCAGGTGAATCGCACGGCCCGGCTCTGGTCGCGCTGCTGGAGGGTGTTCCCGCCGGGGTGGAGGTGACGAGCGCGGACATCACCCGTGACCTCGTGCGCCGCCGTCTGGGTTACGGACGCGGCGCCCGGATGAAGTTCGAGCAGGACGAGGTCGAGTTCATCGGCGGCGTCCGGCACGGCCTCACACTGGGCAGCCCGGTCGCGATCCGGGTGGGTAACACGGAGTGGCCGAAGTGGGAGACGGTGATGTCGGCCGACCCGGTCGACCCGGATATCCTCGCCGCCCAGTCGCGCAACGAGCCGCTGACCCGTCCGCGGCCCGGGCACGCCGACCTGGCCGGCATGCAGAAGTACGGGCACACCGACGCCCGGCCGATCCTGGAGCGCGCCAGCGCCCGGGAGACCGCCGCCCGGGTCGCCGTCGGCGTGGTCGCCAAGCACCTGATCCGGCAGGCCCTGGGCATCGAGATCGTCTCGCACGTGATCGAGCTCGGCTCGGTCGCCGCGAAGGCCGGCCTGATCCCGACCCCGGACGACTTCGACCGGATCGACGCCGACCCGCTGCGCTGCCTCGACCCCGAGGCCAGCGCCCGGATGGTCGCCGAGGTCGACGCGGCGAAGAAGGACGCGGACACGCTCGGCGGCATCGTCGAGGTGCTGGCCTACCACGTTCCGCCGGGCCTGGGCTCGCACGTGCAGTGGGACCGCAAGCTCGACGCCCGCCTCGCCACCGCCCTGATGTCGATCCAGTCGGTCAAGGGCGTGGAGATCGGCGACGGCTTCACCCAGGCCCGTTCGCGGGGTTCGGTCGCCCACGACGAGATCATCCCGACGGCGGCCGGCGTCCGGCGGGTCACCGACCGGGCCGGCGGCCTGGAGGGCGGCATCACCAACGGTGAGCCGCTGCGGGTGCGCGCCGCGCTCAAGCCGATCTCGTCGCTGAACCGGGCCCTGCAGACGGTCGACATCGTCACCGGCGAGGCCACCACGGCGATCAACCAGCGCTCCGACGTCTGCGCGGTTCCGGCCGGCGCGGTCGTCGCCGAGGCGATGGTCGCCCTGGTGCTGGCCGAGGCGGCGACCGAGAAGTTCGGTGGCGACTCGGTGCCGGAGATCCGCCGCAACCTGGCGTCGTACCTGGAAAACCTGGTGATCCGCTGA
- a CDS encoding transcriptional regulator yields the protein MPSEYAKSLGARLRSIRQQQGLSLQGVEEKSNGRWKAVVVGSYERGDRAVTVSRLAELADFYRVPVSELLPDGSGIRLEATNKIVLDLEKLYDTTGEDLAYVARYARAIQQQRGDYNGRVLSIRADDLRALAIVYDISPSGLIERLTEQGVLVADPRAFFAS from the coding sequence ATGCCGTCTGAGTACGCGAAGTCGCTGGGCGCTCGCCTGCGCTCCATTCGCCAACAGCAGGGCCTGTCCCTGCAGGGCGTCGAAGAGAAGTCCAACGGTCGATGGAAAGCCGTTGTGGTCGGCTCCTACGAGCGTGGTGACCGTGCGGTCACCGTGTCTCGCCTGGCCGAACTGGCCGACTTCTACCGTGTTCCCGTCTCCGAGCTGCTGCCCGACGGCAGTGGCATCCGTCTCGAGGCGACCAACAAGATCGTCCTGGACCTCGAGAAGCTGTACGACACCACCGGTGAGGACCTCGCCTACGTGGCGCGGTACGCCCGGGCAATTCAGCAGCAGCGTGGCGACTACAACGGCCGGGTCCTCTCGATCCGCGCCGATGACCTGCGCGCCCTTGCCATCGTCTACGACATCTCGCCGTCCGGCTTGATCGAGCGACTGACTGAGCAGGGCGTTCTGGTGGCCGACCCCCGGGCGTTCTTCGCCAGCTGA
- the efp gene encoding elongation factor P: MASTNDLKNGLVLNLDKELWSVVEFQHVKPGKGPAFVRTTLKHVLSGKVVDKTFNAGTKVETATVDKRTMQYLYKDGEDFVFMDLDTFEQIPVSTATVGDNANYLLAEAEATVALHEGVPLYIELPTSVFLEITYTEPGLQGDRSTGGTKPATVETGATVQVPLFITTGEKVKIDTRDGRYLGRS, encoded by the coding sequence ATGGCTTCCACCAACGACCTGAAGAACGGCCTGGTTCTCAACCTCGACAAGGAGCTGTGGTCCGTCGTTGAGTTCCAGCACGTCAAGCCCGGTAAGGGTCCCGCCTTCGTGCGGACCACGCTGAAGCACGTGTTGTCCGGCAAGGTCGTCGACAAGACCTTCAACGCGGGCACCAAGGTCGAAACCGCGACCGTGGACAAGCGCACGATGCAGTACCTGTACAAGGACGGCGAAGACTTCGTCTTCATGGACCTGGACACGTTCGAGCAGATCCCGGTCTCCACCGCCACCGTCGGTGACAACGCGAACTACCTGCTCGCCGAGGCCGAGGCCACGGTCGCTCTGCACGAGGGTGTGCCGCTCTACATCGAGCTGCCGACCAGCGTGTTCCTGGAGATCACCTACACCGAGCCGGGCCTGCAGGGTGACCGTTCGACCGGCGGCACCAAGCCGGCGACCGTGGAGACCGGCGCCACGGTTCAGGTTCCGCTCTTCATCACCACCGGTGAGAAGGTCAAGATCGACACCCGCGACGGCCGCTACCTCGGCCGCAGCTGA
- a CDS encoding dihydroorotase, whose translation MMAYLLKGVSVLGAAPTDLVIEDGVISDKPAGQSATVIDATGLVALPGLVDVHTHLREPGREDAETVETGSRSAALGGYTAVCAMANTSPVADTAGVVEQVWRLGREAGLVDVQPIGAVTVGLAGKQMAELGAMASSAANVRIFSDDGFCVADPKLMRRALEYVKAFDGVIAQHAEEPRLTEGAQMHEGEVSTRLGLTGWPAVAEEAIIARDVLLAEHVGSRLHVCHVSTAGSVEVLRQAKARGVRVTAEVTPHHLILTDELASGYDPVFKVNPPLRTAKDVTALRQALLDGVIDVVATDHAPHAVQDKECEWSYARPGMLGLETALPIVLSVFGERWDLIADRMSIAPARIAGLAGHGGDLTKAGTPANLTLVDPKASWVVDPVALASRSRNTPYAGMTLPGRIVATFLRGEATVLDGKAVK comes from the coding sequence GTGATGGCGTACCTGCTCAAGGGCGTCTCGGTCCTCGGCGCCGCGCCGACCGACCTCGTCATCGAAGATGGCGTTATCTCCGACAAACCGGCCGGCCAGTCCGCCACGGTGATCGACGCGACCGGCCTGGTCGCGCTGCCGGGCCTCGTCGACGTGCACACCCACCTGCGCGAACCCGGCCGCGAGGACGCCGAGACGGTGGAGACCGGCTCGCGCTCGGCGGCCCTGGGCGGCTACACCGCGGTCTGCGCGATGGCGAACACCTCGCCGGTCGCCGACACCGCCGGCGTGGTCGAGCAGGTCTGGCGCCTGGGCCGGGAGGCCGGGCTGGTCGACGTGCAGCCGATCGGCGCGGTCACGGTCGGCCTGGCCGGCAAGCAGATGGCCGAGCTGGGCGCGATGGCCAGCTCCGCCGCGAACGTGCGGATCTTCTCCGACGACGGCTTCTGCGTCGCCGACCCGAAGCTGATGCGCCGCGCCCTGGAATACGTGAAGGCGTTCGACGGCGTGATCGCCCAGCACGCCGAGGAGCCCCGGCTCACCGAGGGCGCGCAGATGCACGAGGGCGAGGTCAGCACCCGGCTCGGCCTGACCGGCTGGCCGGCGGTCGCCGAGGAGGCGATCATCGCGCGGGACGTGCTGCTCGCCGAGCACGTCGGCAGCCGCCTGCACGTCTGCCACGTCTCCACGGCCGGCTCGGTCGAGGTGCTGCGCCAGGCCAAGGCCCGCGGCGTGCGGGTCACCGCCGAGGTCACCCCGCACCACCTGATCCTGACCGACGAACTGGCCAGCGGTTACGACCCGGTCTTCAAGGTCAACCCACCCTTGCGTACGGCGAAGGACGTCACCGCCCTGCGCCAGGCGCTCCTGGACGGCGTGATCGACGTGGTCGCCACCGACCACGCCCCGCACGCCGTGCAGGACAAGGAGTGCGAATGGTCGTACGCCCGCCCCGGCATGCTCGGCCTGGAGACCGCGCTCCCGATCGTGCTCAGCGTCTTCGGTGAGCGGTGGGACCTGATCGCCGACCGGATGTCGATCGCGCCGGCCCGCATCGCCGGGCTGGCCGGACACGGCGGCGACCTGACCAAGGCCGGTACGCCGGCGAACCTCACGCTGGTGGACCCGAAGGCGAGCTGGGTCGTCGACCCGGTCGCGCTGGCGAGCCGCAGCCGCAACACCCCGTACGCGGGTATGACCCTGCCCGGTCGCATCGTCGCGACCTTCCTGCGGGGAGAGGCAACAGTGCTGGACGGGAAGGCAGTCAAGTGA
- the nusB gene encoding transcription antitermination factor NusB: protein MAEGPKKERLARRKARKRALDVLFEADLRNLPPSQVLVTYLDRIAKPHPEHLAYAVTLIEGVAKNLDRIDELIASYAEGWTIDRMPAVDRNLARIAVYELLFEPEVDDPVAITEAVELAKEMSTDDSPRFLNGLLDRIAAFATR from the coding sequence ATGGCGGAAGGTCCGAAGAAGGAACGGCTGGCACGCCGCAAGGCGCGCAAGCGGGCGCTGGACGTCCTTTTCGAGGCTGACCTTCGTAATCTGCCCCCGAGCCAGGTGCTGGTCACGTATCTGGACCGGATCGCCAAGCCGCACCCCGAGCACCTGGCCTACGCGGTCACCCTGATCGAGGGCGTCGCCAAGAATCTGGACCGGATCGACGAGCTGATCGCGAGCTACGCCGAGGGCTGGACGATCGACCGCATGCCCGCGGTCGACCGGAACCTGGCCCGGATCGCCGTCTACGAGCTGCTGTTCGAGCCCGAGGTGGACGATCCGGTGGCGATCACCGAGGCGGTGGAGCTGGCGAAGGAGATGTCGACCGACGACAGCCCGCGCTTCCTCAACGGTCTGCTGGACCGGATCGCCGCGTTCGCCACGCGCTGA
- a CDS encoding aspartate carbamoyltransferase catalytic subunit: protein MIKHLRSAADLDAETATLILDTAGEMAALSGREVKKLPALRGRTVVNLFYEDSTRTRISFEAAAKRLSADVINFSAKGSSVSKGESLKDTALTLQAMGADAVVIRHSASGAPHRLANWVEGSVVNAGDGTHEHPTQALLDAYTMRSRLGRLDGLRVAIVGDVLHSRVARSNVLLLTTLGAQVTVVGPPTLIPLDVAAALSEKTQVSYDLDSVLPDSDVVMMLRVQTERMQDSYFPSAREYSRRYGLDVPRLQKMPGHAIVMHPGPMNRGMEIAPEVADSPRSTIVEQVANGVSVRMAVLYLLLGGK from the coding sequence ATGATCAAGCACCTGCGCTCCGCCGCGGATCTGGACGCCGAGACCGCCACGCTGATCCTGGACACCGCCGGCGAGATGGCCGCGCTCTCCGGCCGCGAGGTGAAGAAGCTGCCCGCGCTGCGCGGCCGTACCGTGGTCAACCTCTTCTACGAGGACTCCACCCGCACCCGGATCTCCTTCGAGGCGGCCGCCAAGCGCCTTTCCGCCGACGTGATCAACTTTTCCGCCAAGGGTTCCAGCGTCTCCAAGGGCGAGAGCCTGAAGGACACCGCGCTGACCCTGCAGGCGATGGGCGCCGACGCCGTGGTGATCCGGCACTCGGCCAGCGGCGCGCCGCACCGCCTGGCGAACTGGGTGGAGGGCTCGGTGGTGAACGCCGGCGACGGCACCCACGAGCACCCGACGCAGGCGCTGCTCGACGCGTACACGATGCGCTCCCGCCTGGGCCGTCTCGACGGCCTCCGGGTCGCGATCGTCGGCGACGTGCTGCACAGCCGGGTGGCCCGCTCCAACGTGCTGCTGCTGACCACGCTCGGCGCGCAGGTCACCGTGGTCGGCCCGCCGACCCTGATCCCGCTCGACGTCGCCGCCGCGCTGTCCGAGAAGACGCAGGTCAGCTACGACCTGGACAGCGTCCTGCCGGACAGCGACGTGGTGATGATGCTCCGCGTCCAGACCGAGCGGATGCAGGACTCCTACTTCCCGTCGGCGCGGGAGTACAGCCGCCGCTACGGGCTCGACGTGCCCCGGCTCCAGAAGATGCCGGGTCACGCGATCGTCATGCACCCCGGCCCGATGAACCGCGGGATGGAGATCGCGCCCGAGGTGGCCGACTCCCCCCGCTCCACGATCGTCGAACAGGTCGCCAACGGCGTCAGCGTCCGGATGGCCGTCCTCTACCTGCTCCTGGGAGGCAAGTGA
- the aroQ gene encoding type II 3-dehydroquinate dehydratase → MIYVLNGPNLNRLGTREPDVYGSATYADLVDLCQTTAEDLGVTVEVKQTNAEHEMIGWLHRAADEGADVVLNAGAWTHYNIAVRDACAMLSGKLVEVHISNIHTREEFRHHSVISGVATGVIVGLGFDGYRLALEHIAR, encoded by the coding sequence ATGATCTACGTGTTGAACGGGCCGAACCTGAACCGGCTGGGCACCCGGGAGCCGGACGTCTACGGCAGCGCCACCTACGCCGACCTGGTGGACCTGTGCCAGACCACGGCGGAGGACCTGGGTGTCACCGTCGAGGTGAAACAGACCAACGCCGAGCACGAGATGATCGGCTGGCTGCACCGGGCCGCCGACGAGGGCGCCGACGTGGTGCTGAACGCCGGCGCGTGGACGCACTACAACATCGCCGTACGGGACGCCTGTGCCATGCTCAGCGGAAAGCTGGTCGAGGTGCACATCTCGAACATCCACACGCGTGAGGAGTTCCGCCATCATTCGGTGATCTCGGGCGTCGCGACCGGTGTGATCGTCGGTCTCGGGTTCGACGGCTACCGGCTGGCTCTGGAGCACATTGCACGCTAA
- a CDS encoding shikimate dehydrogenase produces the protein MHVVQTTSPRRAAVLGQPIAHSLSPVIHRAGFAAAGLTGWDYEAIECAESALPDLVAGLGPEWAGLSVTMPLKEAALRLAGSASPVAIAAGVANTLVRQADGGWHADNTDIPGMVRVLREAGLGGGTGRHAVKEAPPRVTVLGGGGTARAALAAAAELGAESVTVVTRRPEACAELEPVAAALGLKMESLPWSGAAAAFDTDAVISTVPKGAADHLAAEVVWRPGTVLFDAIYDPWPTPLAASATAAGLAVVSGLDLLLAQALSQFEQFTGVPEAPEEAMRAALDEAVKNRNS, from the coding sequence ATGCACGTCGTGCAGACCACCAGCCCTCGGCGGGCAGCCGTTCTCGGCCAGCCGATCGCCCACTCGCTCTCCCCGGTGATCCACCGGGCCGGGTTCGCGGCCGCCGGGCTCACCGGCTGGGACTACGAGGCGATCGAGTGCGCCGAGTCGGCCCTGCCCGACCTGGTCGCCGGCCTCGGCCCGGAGTGGGCCGGCCTGTCGGTGACCATGCCGCTCAAGGAGGCCGCGCTCCGGCTGGCCGGCTCGGCCAGCCCGGTCGCGATCGCCGCCGGCGTCGCCAACACGCTGGTCCGGCAGGCCGACGGCGGCTGGCACGCCGACAACACCGACATCCCCGGCATGGTCCGGGTGCTGCGCGAGGCCGGCCTCGGCGGCGGCACCGGCCGGCACGCGGTCAAGGAGGCCCCGCCGCGGGTCACCGTGCTCGGCGGCGGCGGGACCGCCCGCGCCGCTCTGGCCGCCGCCGCCGAACTGGGCGCCGAGTCGGTCACCGTGGTCACCCGCCGCCCCGAGGCGTGCGCCGAGCTGGAGCCGGTCGCCGCCGCGCTCGGCCTGAAGATGGAGAGCCTGCCCTGGTCCGGCGCCGCGGCCGCGTTCGACACCGACGCGGTGATCTCCACGGTCCCCAAGGGCGCCGCCGACCACCTCGCCGCCGAGGTCGTCTGGCGCCCCGGGACGGTGCTCTTCGACGCGATCTACGACCCGTGGCCGACCCCCCTCGCGGCGTCGGCGACCGCGGCCGGCCTGGCCGTCGTCTCCGGGCTGGACCTGCTGCTGGCCCAGGCCCTGAGCCAGTTCGAGCAGTTCACCGGCGTCCCCGAGGCGCCGGAGGAGGCCATGCGGGCCGCTCTCGACGAGGCCGTCAAGAACCGGAATTCATAA
- a CDS encoding shikimate kinase, whose protein sequence is MAPAAVIVGVMGAGKTTIGAAVAASLGLPFADTDAIIEERAGRPIPEIFVDEGEAAFRTLEREVVATTLATFDGVLALGGGAILDDTTRKLLADHTVVYLSVELTDALKRVGLGAGRPLLAINPRATLKFLLEQRRPLYLEVATHTVITDGREPTEIAPEVAALLSA, encoded by the coding sequence ATGGCTCCGGCAGCCGTCATCGTCGGCGTGATGGGCGCGGGCAAGACCACGATCGGCGCGGCGGTCGCCGCGTCGCTGGGCCTGCCGTTCGCCGACACCGACGCGATCATCGAGGAGCGGGCCGGCCGGCCGATCCCGGAAATCTTCGTCGACGAGGGCGAGGCCGCGTTCCGCACGCTGGAACGCGAGGTCGTCGCGACCACGCTGGCCACCTTCGACGGCGTCCTGGCCCTGGGCGGCGGCGCGATCCTCGACGACACCACCCGCAAGCTCCTCGCCGACCACACGGTCGTCTACCTGTCGGTCGAGCTCACCGACGCCCTCAAACGCGTCGGCCTGGGCGCCGGCCGCCCGCTGCTGGCGATCAACCCGCGAGCCACCCTGAAGTTCCTCCTGGAGCAGCGCCGCCCCCTCTACCTGGAGGTCGCCACCCACACGGTGATCACCGACGGCCGCGAGCCCACGGAGATCGCCCCCGAGGTCGCCGCCCTCCTGAGCGCCTGA